CTGTCTTTTTTTGTTCCTCTTCCTCCTTCCTAAAtcctttcttccttccttctcCCCTCTCTCTAATTCTAGaaggagaggagagagaaaagaaagggttTTGCTTTGTCTTTGCCGTCTTACACAGACACAAAATTCATTGTATTGATTTTCAGGATTTCGATTAAACAAATCACTTTCTCGATTTTCTTCTTGAAAAGTCAAACAATGAGAAGTTGTTCAAAGACTCAGCCTCTTATCattgtttaatcttttttcatAATAGCCATCGTTtgatctgtttttttttttttttttttttttctctctttttgttgcTCCTTTCCCCATTTCTCTGAAATCTCCGAGACTTTGATTCAGTTTTGACGCGGAACCCATCTTTGTTTTCCTCCTTATTTAACTGGGTTTCCTTCTGATTAAGGTTTCCAAAGCTTTTACACACCCAAAAGGAAATCCAGTTATTATGAGTTCGAATACCGCGTCGAGCTCGAACGATGCATCATCTAATAGAAGGAATTCGAAACGACCTAAATGTGAGTTTTCGTTtccttttatttgattttttgtgagtttctttttttggaacGCCATGTAacttgcttttttctttttgtttttttttctctttattttgtttcatgtttTGATCTTCTTCCTATTTGATTGTTCTTCTAATTGACTGATTTTAGATGTTTAGGGTTCTTACTTTACGAGCGTTGATCGATGCTGATCTATGGATCTTATAGTTAATTATTGAGGATTATGAACAGTTGTGTCTATATGCTTGTAATTTAGATTAAGTTTATGAAACTGATGGATTGATTAGGTTTGTgcttcaaaaaatttcatgtttcttcattttatgcGCTTCAAATGCTTCTTCACGTTTGGTCTGAATTGAATATCTTCCATTTATGAAATTCTTTTCCAGATTCGAGGTTTACCCAGCAGGAGCTTCCAGCGTGTAAACCTATTCTCACACCAAGATGGGTAGGCTTTATTGTTGttcctattttaaaatttatctctttttatcttttttgttatcAAAACTAAGGATCAAAATTGGAATCTCTTCTCTTGCAGGTGATTTCCGCATTCATGTTAGTTAGCATTATCTTTGTTCCCATTGGAGTTGCTTCCTTGTTTGCTTCCAGAGATGTATGTTCAAACaacaatacttttcttcttgcttttttggtttgttttccCCATGGCAAGTTTGTTCTTCAACTGAACTCAGATTCTTTTCCCCTTTGTTAGGTCGTTGAAATAATCGATCGTTATGAAACTGAGTGTATACCAGAAAGGTTTAGAAGCGATAAGGTTGGATTCATACAGGGCACTGCAAATAAAATTTGCCGCAGAAACATCACTGTAAGATTGTGGCAGCGTTACTATTTCACTAATTGATTCTTACATTATGTTAAAAGGCTTTAAAAGTAGCTTATTGTGTCTGGAAGttgattgaaataattactTGTGAAAAATATTGGAATCAGTATCCTTTCGAAGTCTGTACAATAACATGtgtttttaatctatttttgtaTAGGTGCCGAAACGTATGAAGCAACCAATATATGTCTATTACCAGCTTGACAATTTCTATCAGAATCACCGCAGGTACATCGtcctattttatattatatcgtGTGGTTAATTAGATAGTTCACGTCGGTCTTGATATGTTTTGAACCTCCTCAGCTGTTTTCCCTATTCTCATGCTATAAATGGATTGAATCTCTGACTTGGTGGTGTTTCAttctcaaatattttcatgatGCTGTATGAATCAGATACGTGCAGAGCCGTAGTGATAAGCAATTGAGAGATCCTGGCAGCGAGCGTGATACAAGCTCTTGCAAGCCTGAAGACAACTGGAATGGGCAGCCAGTTGTTCCATGTGGTTTGATAGCATGGAGTTTGTTTAATGATACCTACAACTTCACCCTTAACAAAAAGCAAGTCGCTATTAATAAGGTCGGTATCTCATGGAAGAGTGACCGGGAACACAAATTCGGCAAGAATGTATTTCCCAAGAACTTTCAGAAAGGCAATATTACAGGAGGCAAAAAACTTAATGAAAGTGTACCAGTAAgtcaaaactaatttttatcttaaaccttttttatatttatgagcTATGGCACTTTGTTCTCGACATTAAAACTCAGTATACAACTGTTGcaaacttgaaagaaaaatgactaGTTGCCTGTTCTCGGTCTAGTTGCCTGACCATGTGTTTTGTATGATGATTTACAGTTAAGTCAACAAGAGGACCTTATTGTGTGGATGCGAACGGCTGCTCTCCCCACATTCAGAAAGTTATATGGAAAGATAGAAGTCGACCTTGAGAAGAATGATGTAATTGATGTGGTTTTGGAGAACAATTACAACACTTACAGTTTTAATGGCAAGAAAAAGCTTGTGCTTTCTACAACTAGCTGGCTTGGTGGGAAGAACGACTTTCTTGGCATTGCTTATCTTACTGTTGGTGGGTTATGCTTCTTTTTGGCAATGGCTTTCACAGTCGTCTATCTTGTTAAGCCAAGGTAATTTACCAGAAACCTCACTTGACTCGAACTCCATGAATATTATCTAATCTTATTCTTAGTTTCAAAAGTTTGGGATGTGTCTGATCTGATATTTTCATGGTGTGTTATAATTGATAGTCTCATAAAATCTTAATGTGATGCTTTTCTCCTGCGTTTTAATAGTGGTTTTATAACTTCATTGCTTGCCATgttttagaaaagagttaTTGGGGGGTACATCAGCAAAATAACCCTTCCCAATCAGATGGTATGTTACACAGCAATAATTGATCCATGACATGAGATAATTCAGGATGAGGAAGTTTTCAATTGATTCGTCTTTTTCTCAGTTCAGTGAATGAACTGAAGCGTTAACATGTATATTTTCCGATGATATAAATTCTAATGTCATTTCCTAACGATTTCAGGCGACTTGGGGACCCATCATATCTGTCATGGAATAGAAACCCAAGTGGGCACTGAAGCAGGAGCTGCTAGAAAACGGtttgttgtaattttatttgtaatattattttgatgtgatcatataaaaaaacaaaggaaagagCAGGATGTTTGACAGATTTGTTGTAATGAAACTtctgttttcctttttatatgAAATGTGGTGGTGTGAGTATATCAGATTATAGTGTAACTTCAAATGCAGTATCTCATTATGTTAATAGCTTGTCTCTTCTGAATTCTGATCAATAACTACTTCGATAACTGCAATAAGTTGGGGGGGCAGAGAGCTCTAAAGTTCATAGCACTCGTAGAAGAATGTTAGAAAGATAAGCACCCTCTGGATAAGTAGGGTCGATTGGGTGATCACATGCTGCTCCTGCTTGTCGTAGAAccgtaattttctttttagccGTTGATGCTGCACCCTGTTTAAAAGAAGGGACAAGTACAAACCAGTTTAGTTTCCTTAAACATGCTGAATATATTCTATTGGAACTACTGTTTTCCTTTCTCAGTGATCTGAATGAGATTATCCTAAATGACTCATTGTTGCAAACTACAATCTTTGTATCGCTTGACGTGTTGTTTTAAGTCAAGATGATGGGGGAAGAAACTTAATAACCACATAATAATGTTATGACCAAGAAGATTTTCAGTTCTTGGGTGGTGGTGGAACTAGACTTGCCTGAAGTATTTGCAAGAACATCCCACTTTGTGTCATTGCTCCAGAACACGAACAAGTCATGAGAAAACCACCTTTTCTTGTGAGCTGCATTGCCAATGAATTTAAATTCCTGTACATACCTGATGCAGTTTGCAAAACCTACTAAACTATAGTTAGTGTGATGGTACCAACAATCAAATGTTATGTCTAGCAAACGATtgaataaaaatcaaaatcaatgaaCTTGAAGACAAACAATTTGATCTAATTGAATGCAAATCCAAATAGGAGTGCAAGAAAGAATTTTTAACCTGCTTAATTCCATTTATTAAGaatcaaaactattttcaagaATTATGATTGAGCCAGGCATGTAAAGACTAAAATGTTTATACTGTGAAATCAGACCACTCTTTATTCATAAATTCgtaaatttataagaaaataatgcTAAAAAAACAGGTCACAGTCATGAAACCAAATCAACAAAACTTGAATGTCTACACATTCACCAAAATATGTCCATTTGCTTTCTGTTCCCAAACATACCAAGTCCAATTGAACCTCACATTAGTTCATAAGCACTAAACCTTTTACTTGCCCATTTATGAAAGACGAGCTGAGATACCAATCCCACCCAGGACGCCTACGTATGAAGTAATGAGgacaaaaaaatctaatattttaaaaagcaaCGATACCAAATAGTTTAGGATTTCACGTGATTCCAACTTGTAAGAATTAATAGAATCCAAGATTTAAGAACTTTTGTTCAGCAGCAATATTTCACATGGTTCTAACTTGTAAGATCATGAGAGTTcaagaattaagaaaaaaaattattaacagAGCAATCAGCAAATAATCAAATGCATGATACCTTTTTCCGTGGTGCTAGTTTAGGAGGATCCAAAATGACTACATCCCAAGATTCATTCCTAGATAGGGCATCCTTCATGAATGCTGTGGCATCCGCTTTCAGAAATGATATTCTTTCCGGATCCATGCTATTAAGGAccacattttcttttgctaGCTCCAGTGCAGGCAATGACGAATCAATACCTGATAATTAGTGAATTTATGAGATGTTTATAGCACCATTGTACTAGGCTTGAAATCCCTGAAAGTGAAAATTCTGAATAggtttacaaatatattttttaggacagaaaattttgtttataaatatcttataaaacATATCTTGAACAGTTGTTTAAGTTGAGATCTAAATTCTAAATCTGCTAAAATCACGTacttgaaaatatgaaatattaactctattttctttgaatttattgttCGTAAAGTTCTATTTTCAGATTGCATACCAAACACAAACAGGATTTACTGCCCTTTGCCTTGTACTTCAAGTACTTTATTTGAGGTCCAATATACACAGAAGAAGAAATGTTTACCAGTGACATTAATAGCTCCACCACGTAATGCATTTAGAGAAAACCCACCACTATAGCAGCAGAGATCAAGAACTTTCTGACCCTCCGAAATTGTTGAGATAAAATGACGATTTTCACGCTGATCAGCATAAAAACCTGTTTTCTGGCCTTCAAGTGAGATGgcataaaaaatgtcattctCCATCACCTATCAAAATAAGGCATGTTTAATATCTCATGTGATTTGGTGGAAACTTGATTGTATCAGGATTATATAACTTCAGAAGTATCTTCTACATTAACATGATACTCTCATTGCATTTCTCGTTACCAGGAAAGGAATTATCACAAGCTAGAACATATTCCAGTGGGGATATCAGATATGCATAAGGCTTATTAATATAAGCAAACTCCTGCCTATTAGTTTCAACTAATGACTATCAAAGCATATAAGATCAGTTTACTCATCAAAAGGAGTCGACATTTTAACATTTAGTTACCATAAACATGACATATATCCACATGTAGAGAATTGTGTGAAGAAcgaaaatttttatttgtgttacATCATGTGTCAAAACATGATTCATTATTCATGACCCATGAGAGCCATTACATTCATGGAATTGAGCTACTTAGTTTTGTTCACATAGAGCAATGTCTAATGCAACTgcataaataaagaatgaatTCATTTACATTTCCccataaaatgatatttaataacATTTCTAGAAGAAATACAAATGTTGCAGTGGTTTTCTACCTTTGTTCTTTCAGGACAAGTAGACGGACTTGTATCCTTCAATTCAGACACATCTATACCTTCTTCTTTCAGAATGTCCACCGATGGTCTCCATTTCACATGGTTGATTTCTTCAATTCCACGGACACAATCCTCTATTTCAGCTTTGTACTTCTCCACCCAAGCAGCAGATGATGCTACCACTGCTAAATCTCCAAAGACATCGATAATCAGTCCTGACAATCTgcacaaaataaaacaaaaataatgataGTAACACATTTTGGATAAATCTAATAACTATAGGTTTCAGtacacaaataaataagattcAGGACCAAATATAAGAGACATGAGGTTTAGGCATTGGGGagcttttagttttataactggaagaaagaaagtatgGTCTAAGAGCCTCACACTCCCTCTGAACTCATACACACATAGAAATGAACAGTTGGATCAGTTGGGAATGGTTTTCCAAGCGAGTTTAAAGAAGGAAGATCGATGCATGGTGGCCCTATTGTAGATATGGAATGCATTATGTCTAAGACATGGACATAAATACATAATACTTGAGATCGATACCTGTCTCCTTCACTATTAACAAGACGATAAGCATTAGTACTAGCTGACGGAAGCCCCAAGTTCTTTCGTAATTCTCTAGCAGTATGTACCCTCGTTTCAATCATCTTCTCAACATTTAATGTGCAGGAAGGGTCTCTGCATTGCATATAAATTGGTAATTTACATAAAGAAGGTGGTGATCTTCATCACAGAGTTCAAGCATTGGTCAGTTGAATACCTAGCTGCCTCT
This DNA window, taken from Cucumis sativus cultivar 9930 chromosome 6, Cucumber_9930_V3, whole genome shotgun sequence, encodes the following:
- the LOC101216400 gene encoding ALA-interacting subunit 3, which produces MSSNTASSSNDASSNRRNSKRPKYSRFTQQELPACKPILTPRWVISAFMLVSIIFVPIGVASLFASRDVVEIIDRYETECIPERFRSDKVGFIQGTANKICRRNITVPKRMKQPIYVYYQLDNFYQNHRRYVQSRSDKQLRDPGSERDTSSCKPEDNWNGQPVVPCGLIAWSLFNDTYNFTLNKKQVAINKVGISWKSDREHKFGKNVFPKNFQKGNITGGKKLNESVPLSQQEDLIVWMRTAALPTFRKLYGKIEVDLEKNDVIDVVLENNYNTYSFNGKKKLVLSTTSWLGGKNDFLGIAYLTVGGLCFFLAMAFTVVYLVKPRRLGDPSYLSWNRNPSGH
- the LOC101215914 gene encoding uncharacterized protein LOC101215914 isoform X1 produces the protein MQLLQSRLIKSLSISSSPAASTIQEIASACPKGLAKVVLKKGKAQLFKDGSPMVYSGAVDRIIGRPPPKTGDVVLVADGTEKPIGWGLYNSVSMFSVRLMQLEEEAARDPSCTLNVEKMIETRVHTARELRKNLGLPSASTNAYRLVNSEGDRLSGLIIDVFGDLAVVASSAAWVEKYKAEIEDCVRGIEEINHVKWRPSVDILKEEGIDVSELKDTSPSTCPERTKVMENDIFYAISLEGQKTGFYADQRENRHFISTISEGQKVLDLCCYSGGFSLNALRGGAINVTGIDSSLPALELAKENVVLNSMDPERISFLKADATAFMKDALSRNESWDVVILDPPKLAPRKKVLQTASGMYRNLNSLAMQLTRKGGFLMTCSCSGAMTQSGMFLQILQGAASTAKKKITVLRQAGAACDHPIDPTYPEGAYLSNILLRVL
- the LOC101215914 gene encoding uncharacterized protein LOC101215914 isoform X2, translated to MQLLQSRLIKSLSISSSPAASTIQEIASACPKGLAKVVLKKGKAQLFKDGSPMVYSGAVDRIIGRPPPKTGDVVLVADGTEKPIGWGLYNSVSMFSVRLMQLEEEAARDPSCTLNVEKMIETRVHTARELRKNLGLPSASTNAYRLVNSEGDRLSGLIIDVFGDLAVVASSAAWVEKYKAEIEDCVRGIEEINHVKWRPSVDILKEEGIDVSELKDTSPSTCPERTKVMENDIFYAISLEGQKTGFYADQRENRHFISTISEGQKVLDLCCYSGGFSLNALRGGAINVTGIDSSLPALELAKENVVLNSMDPERISFLKADATAFMKDALSRNESWDVVILDPPKLAPRKK
- the LOC101215914 gene encoding uncharacterized protein LOC101215914 isoform X3; protein product: MQLLQSRLIKSLSISSSPAASTIQEIASACPKGLAKVVLKKGKAQLFKDGSPMVYSGAVDRIIGRPPPKTGDVVLVADGTEKPIGWGLYNSVSMFSVRLMQLEEEAARDPSCTLNVEKMIETRVHTARELRKNLGLPSASTNAYRLVNSEGDRLSGLIIDVFGDLAVVASSAAWVEKYKAEIEDCVRGIEEINHVKWRPSVDILKEEGIDVSELKDTSPSTCPERTKVMENDIFYAISLEGQKTGFYADQRENRHFISTISEGQKVLDLCCYSGGFSLNALRGGAINVTGISSLVQWCYKHLINSLIIRY